The Metabacillus schmidteae genome has a segment encoding these proteins:
- a CDS encoding alpha/beta-type small acid-soluble spore protein codes for MAQNSSNSNSSNQLVVPGAAQAIDQMKYEIASEFGVNLGGETTSRANGSVGGEITKRLVSMAQQSMSGFSQQ; via the coding sequence ATGGCACAAAACAGTTCAAACAGCAATTCGTCAAATCAATTAGTAGTACCTGGAGCAGCTCAAGCAATCGATCAAATGAAATATGAGATCGCTTCTGAGTTCGGTGTAAACCTTGGTGGAGAAACAACTTCACGCGCTAACGGTTCTGTAGGTGGAGAAATCACTAAGCGTTTAGTATCAATGGCTCAACAATCTATGAGCGGTTTT
- a CDS encoding PucR family transcriptional regulator, whose translation MLDNLMKHFKETMTLTYIPDDTTYEWFQTDAGQVFGILKSALHTSEKELLSSLFQPLETISDETYTFNQQKWYTFLFSEEKGQSSPLPVDNTSVRFYYFFLKKPIDDKQNFEEAVKGIINSELIIWLSLSHGIIIEDKPQVSLEVDMLKDLSDTLTTDFYVEPFIYIGQLQKNDEKLKEKFLLEQSCFHTIHRTSNREKVMSFYEVLPIFIMQVPTPNKKDILSNHIIEAIEDKELHHTIEAFFHSNLNASSTAKRLFIHRNSLQYRLEKLLEKTGLDIRTFSNAAFIFLAIVLVHYET comes from the coding sequence ATGTTAGATAATCTGATGAAACACTTTAAAGAGACAATGACACTGACATATATCCCTGACGATACAACCTATGAATGGTTTCAAACAGATGCAGGACAAGTTTTTGGGATTTTAAAATCAGCTTTACATACTAGTGAAAAAGAATTACTCTCTTCCCTCTTTCAACCTTTAGAAACTATAAGTGATGAAACATATACATTCAATCAGCAAAAATGGTATACTTTTTTATTTTCAGAAGAAAAGGGACAGTCCTCTCCACTTCCTGTTGACAACACATCTGTACGATTTTATTATTTCTTCTTAAAAAAGCCGATTGATGATAAACAAAATTTTGAAGAAGCTGTAAAAGGAATTATAAACTCTGAACTTATTATTTGGTTAAGCCTTTCCCACGGAATTATTATTGAAGACAAGCCTCAAGTTTCGCTTGAAGTTGATATGCTAAAAGACTTAAGTGATACACTGACAACTGACTTTTATGTTGAACCTTTTATTTATATAGGACAGCTTCAAAAAAATGATGAAAAATTAAAAGAAAAGTTTCTATTAGAACAAAGTTGTTTTCATACAATACATCGAACTAGTAATCGCGAAAAAGTGATGAGTTTTTATGAGGTACTTCCGATTTTCATTATGCAAGTCCCTACTCCAAATAAAAAAGATATATTATCAAATCATATAATAGAGGCCATTGAAGACAAAGAACTTCACCATACAATTGAAGCATTTTTTCACTCAAATTTGAATGCTTCTTCAACAGCAAAAAGATTATTTATTCACCGAAATAGCCTTCAATATCGTCTGGAGAAATTACTAGAAAAAACAGGATTAGACATCCGTACATTTTCAAATGCTGCCTTTATATTTCTTGCTATTGTACTTGTTCATTATGAAACTTAA
- a CDS encoding ABC transporter ATP-binding protein produces the protein MAELKLDNIYKIYDNKVTAVEDFNLHIQDKEFIVFVGPSGCGKSTTLRMVAGLEEISKGDFYIDGKRMNDVAPKDRDIAMVFQNYALYPHMNVYDNMAFGLKLRKLPKDEIDRRVTEAAKILGLEQYLQRKPKALSGGQRQRVALGRAIVRDAKVFLMDEPLSNLDAKLRVQMRAEITKLHQRLQTTTIYVTHDQTEAMTMATRLVVLKDGIIQQVGSPKEVYDKPENAFVGGFIGSPAMNFFKGKLTDGKFSFGTTSVAVPEGKMKYLREQGYVNKEILMGVRPEEIHDEPVFIDSSQGSKITATIEVAELMGAETMLYSEIDGQSFVARVDSRTDVKPGQSLDLALDMNKAHFFDNETELRIRPAGEK, from the coding sequence ATGGCTGAGTTAAAATTAGATAATATTTATAAAATTTATGACAATAAAGTAACTGCGGTAGAAGATTTCAATCTTCATATCCAAGATAAAGAATTCATCGTTTTCGTTGGTCCATCTGGTTGTGGTAAATCTACTACACTTCGTATGGTAGCCGGATTAGAGGAAATTTCAAAAGGAGATTTCTATATTGATGGAAAACGTATGAACGATGTTGCACCTAAAGATCGTGACATTGCGATGGTATTCCAAAACTACGCGTTATACCCACATATGAATGTATATGATAACATGGCATTCGGTTTAAAACTTCGTAAATTACCGAAAGACGAGATTGATCGTCGTGTAACCGAAGCAGCAAAAATTCTTGGTCTTGAACAATACTTACAACGTAAGCCAAAAGCTCTATCAGGTGGTCAACGTCAGCGTGTTGCATTAGGTCGTGCGATCGTTCGTGATGCAAAAGTATTCTTAATGGATGAGCCTTTATCTAACCTTGACGCTAAGCTTCGTGTACAAATGCGTGCTGAAATCACAAAACTTCACCAACGCTTACAAACAACAACGATTTACGTTACACATGACCAAACAGAAGCAATGACAATGGCGACTCGCCTTGTAGTATTAAAAGATGGGATTATCCAACAAGTTGGTTCTCCTAAAGAAGTATATGACAAACCTGAAAATGCATTCGTTGGCGGATTCATCGGTTCACCTGCAATGAACTTCTTCAAAGGTAAGTTAACAGATGGTAAATTCTCTTTCGGAACAACATCTGTAGCAGTTCCAGAAGGAAAAATGAAATACCTTCGTGAGCAAGGCTATGTAAACAAAGAAATTCTAATGGGCGTTCGTCCTGAAGAAATCCATGATGAGCCTGTCTTCATCGACTCTTCTCAAGGCTCAAAAATTACAGCAACAATTGAAGTTGCTGAGTTAATGGGTGCTGAAACAATGCTTTACTCTGAAATCGATGGTCAATCTTTCGTAGCACGTGTTGACTCTCGTACAGATGTAAAACCAGGTCAATCACTTGACTTAGCATTAGATATGAACAAAGCCCACTTCTTTGATAACGAAACAGAATTAAGAATTCGCCCTGCTGGCGAAAAATAA
- a CDS encoding YheE family protein has product MITHFQYKPLFKQANLPGWRISFYFRGAHYDGVYHKNGQIEWGSLKPPKEEEIDIQSQIHELMLFHVYE; this is encoded by the coding sequence TTGATTACACATTTTCAATACAAACCATTGTTTAAGCAAGCAAATTTACCTGGTTGGCGAATTTCCTTTTACTTTCGAGGTGCACATTATGATGGAGTGTATCATAAAAATGGACAAATAGAGTGGGGATCTTTAAAGCCTCCGAAAGAAGAGGAAATAGATATCCAATCTCAAATCCACGAACTGATGCTATTTCACGTATATGAATAG